ttcctgtgagtatacacccaattgactagtaatataggagtcgccattcagtttttaacgacaatgagaaaaactgacaaaacccgtttatcgtgacataaagggagtgcaattatgtttgaccacgacggtcgtaggttcccttgtgatccctggtgtggggatctctcaacatacacccgcaaggtagagattgagggttcgggggactgtaactaccgagaggagtacttcgctcgtcgataactccagaggcaggatatccttactagctcagcataaataattgaagggacatgcgttaactattaaactaatctgagttgattttagcaatatgcaacatataatactagatcgatcgtgattatctgatttaagtagtattaagggacctagcatgataatccaatttcccgaaaatattatatttgttaggcgtgatagaacaatcagatttagttagtttaacagttcataaaaagggcgaggaaagcagttaaatcatcgaaaagggacacattacgacgcacctttgagaggtgcgtcacggttctcagaaaactaaccacttgactttgctatttctcctttttatttaacgaatctcaattatgggacaggatacgttctgttcgatttatggatccattgcgacagaacgcgtgaacagtttcgcagcgtgaggcttaggctaagggttggagtcaatactcagaatatgaattgtgtgtgtgtctttcacgtcgaatttagggctgtatttatagggaagagttcgtggaaagatagaattgcagagttctaatccataaagaattaggaaaaaacacgtacccaggtattttcagcgcccaggcctgggcgccgaagatttcggcgcccagagccaggcgttgaaaatagggtctgggctgttttcttagtcagattcggattcctgaaatccgaagagtttgagacttaatcgagtcttttagtgcgtattaaccttgcgacgggatgcgtctaggcccgttacgaactctaggctcgttaggattttaattaatacgtaactcttatttccgaatcatattaggaataggattctcgcagttttctatctcatttaggatttatgttggaatgcaacacctaattctgacaggtttctatcctttatgatttgccacttttagaagctaccttttacggcagttactattttagcaggtttccaaaaatagcagttttatataaatatcaggtatcgggtgaaatgaaaaggggaattgagattcgtttattttaaggagatgcgttgtcaagtggagatttgtgttttcatcatcgaacctttccctttcgggaatggggacaaaagtaggtgtctacagaatgcgtctgggcccgttacgaactctaggctcgttaggattttaatttaatacgtaactcttattttcgaatcgtattaggaataggattctctcgcaacttctatctcatttaggatttatgttggagtgcaacacctaattctgacaggtttctatcttttatgacttgccacttttaacaactacccattacggtagttactatttttagaaggtttccataaatagcaggtttctataaatagcaggtttcgggtgaaatgaaaagggtgattgagattcgttattttataggagatgcgttgccaagtggagatttatgttctcatcatcaaaccttacttttcgggaatggggacaaaagtaggtgtctacagctgtTCCTACAATTTTAGAGGGAAATTATCGTGTGTTCACACACGCTCATCATATTACCAAATTCAAAGTAATTCCAACGCCCTTTCTTCTTCTCATTAACTTCTATGTCTTCTCTTCTTTTTAAAATTCTTGTCTAAGGGTTGTTGTTATGTTGTTCTTATAAGAAGTTAACATAGGCGCGCGATTATTGGCTAGGTTCGTTACGCACGCACATTTTTTTGGAGGGAAGGTTGAatcaatggccggaaaattgtgatttttgcCGGAATGTTGCAACAAGGTACTATTTCTAAACATGTTTTTAATTCAAGGTACTATTTGACAAAACTGAAAATGAAGGTACTAGCTCACAAAGTGAGGTGAAAAAAAAGAGTTACTTTTTGAAATTTTACCCAACAAAAATGCTCAAAATAGTTGTAAAacaaacttttttttatttttttcaacttGGGCTTCAATCAGGTGATAATCCAACTTGggccttttttattttattttaataatgagATTGGGCTTCAATTGTGGAGTTGTAAACTTGTACTTTTTCAATTCGAATTAAACTACTCCGTACCATCCAATAAACAGGTAATAGTCCAAAACCCCTGAAAAAACCCAATTTTCTTCAAAACTTCCGAAATTTCCACCATTAACTATTAACTCGAAAAGCTGTTCTTCAAGCTTTCAACAATGGCGGCCATGTCAACTCACCCTTCAACGAGTTTAACTTGCTCTTTAAAATCTGGGTTGAGCAAGAAATGTTTGATTTCCCAGGCTTTCTCTTCGAAACCCCATAATTTGGGCTATAATCCAAGAAAATGGAAGAATTTGGAGTTTAATAAAATGGTAGTATCTGCAACCAATGTTGATCAGAAGGGCGGTGAGAGTAATTTTTCTTTCAATGGGTCTTCTCCCTCCCCTCGATCACCGTATGTTtttatttctttgattttttgtaAACCAGTGTTttaatttggattttttttttgttttgatttctaCTGTATTATCCATTTTGTTCATCATCGTCTAGTGCATTTATAATGAATTGAGAATGATAAATCACGTTATTGTGGAGTTAAAAATTTGTGATTATAATCGTGTAAAGTTCATTTGGTCAATGGAAAATTAGCTGATTAAAGATACGAAGTATAAGGTTTTGCTTGATTTGGGTATGAGAAGATTGACATTGTTGAGGTCTATGTTAATCCGACTTTTCAGTTCACCTGAAGTACACTCTGACATGGGTATGTATTACACTTGGATACTTTATTTTGGACCAAATTCCTGAAAGTTTCATAAATTGGTCACTTTAGAGTTTTGACCCTTTGATATATGTCTGACCCTTCTATCTGATTCGGAGCAACACAGGTTAAGATATCAATCTGATCACTGAATATATCCTGTTAAATTTCTTAATAGCAACAAAGAAATCAAGGATACTAGTGAAGGAATACTTggtttaagatttggggtttcAGTCACATAAAAATTAAGAGAAATACACTATTAAGGGGTGTTTGGTTCGCTTACTTTTGGAATGAGCTATCGTTTTGAAATGGGAAAAACCAATACTTAGTGTTTGtttgagaatttttttatttctaaacGTATACCTCAAACTCACAAAGTATGAGGTTTAGAAACCTAAGGGAGGTGGTGTGTATGACTCATATCATACCTTCAGgtatcaaaaaaaacaaaaatacccATTCCCGGAAAGAACCATACACATGGAATTAGGAATAAAGTTAAAACCCCATAAAATTCGTGTTTCATCCCCGATTCCAACCCCATACCACTCTGCAAGCCAAACGTCCCCTTATAGAATTTTGGAACTCGTATACAAACTAGCACCAGCAACTTTGTAGAGATTTAGTGCCAAGCGGGCTGTGTTGTGATTCACGATCTTGTAATTACTGAGAAGAACTCTTTGCCTTTCAATGACTTGGAGGCACTCTGCAATAGAGTGATCCCCTTGCTAGTATATGGGGTTTGATAGTACCTAGTCTCGAATTCGATGTGAGGAAATGAATGAATTTGGAGGTAATTTCTGATAGTTCATATGTTATCTACATATTGATCAAGCGTGATATAGTTGGTCAttagttttctttttgttctgtgCCCTTCTTAATGATTCAAAGGCTTTGTTATCTGCCTTTTAAAGGCTGTAGTGTTTCTTGTAGAAATACAGCATCATCAGATTGTGGTATGTGACTTTTGCACATTTACTGCGTAATACTGTATGCCAACTGACTTGCTTTTAGAAATGATAAACACTAATCACTGTTTTGTATTTTTCTAAGGGCGAGGAGGCACACAATATCGGTATTTGTTGGGGATGAAAGTGGAATGATAAATCGAATAGCAGGAGTCTTTGCTAGAAGAGGGTATAATATTGAATCCCTTGCTGTTGGGTTGAACAAAGACAAAGCTCTCTTCACTGTTGTTGTCACTGGAACAGACAATGTGTTGCGGCAAGTGATGGAACAGCTTCAGAAGCTTGTGAATGTTTTAAAGGTTGTCTTTCTTTCGGATGATGAATAGTGTGGCATCCATGTTTCCAAATTTCTAGAATGAATCTGTTCTGAAGACCATCTTTTACATTTAGGTTGAAGATATATCCAAGGAGCCTCAAGTAGAACGTGAATTAATGCTTGTGAAAGTCAGAGCCAACCAGAGTAACCGTGCTGAGGTACGAACTTCGTACTTTGTATATGTTTCAGTGTCCAACTAAGCAAAGTAGTGCATTTTGTTAGACTACAGGTGACAGTGATTAGTTCTTGCTAAGATTTTTGGGGCGACTACTGGCTTATTTGCTGTCAGTATTTTTTCTTAGTGGAATGTACTGCATAATTTTGCAATTGACTACTTCTTTTACTCATTTGTTCTCAGTAaatcatttttttgtttctttcgtTTTATTACTGCAGTTGATGTGGTTGGTGGACATCTTCCGCGCCAAAATTGTGGACATATCGGAAGAGAATCTCACGATTGAGGTAACAACTGAAATATTATGCAAGCAAGTTAATTGTCgtaactatgtatattagtttTTTTAAGATGTCCAAGGATCTCATATGGATTAAATGCTTCATTTGCAATTTTCACCGGTTTGCTGCATTTGTCTAAtgttgactttttttttgggaaagggaGCATGATAAatcattcccccccccccccccccacacacacacacaagaaCTGTTCTATTTACAGTGAATCTGTAAATAGGTTTAGAGGTTGTAATCATTTTATTTTACTCTTACCTTTTGGATAAATGAATGTCGCTTGAGTCATTCATATATGCTTGTATGATAATGGTATGAGACCCTGACAGGTAAAATGTTGAAAACTAAAAAGATTATCTAAGAACTGCGTTGCCTTTTGAGGTTTCATTATCACATCATATAGAACTTTTTAATTCGATAACAGATTAACAGTATGTGGTGCAATAAGCTGGCATCTCTACTTGTCAGGATATCAGGTGTGGGCCTTCTGGCTGCATTCGTTGTTGTTTTTCTTTCTGTTTGTGGTGTCATAAAGTAGAGGAACAGGAATCTGCATCTGATGCTTCTTGTACATCCTGTTATGGTTTCAAAATTGTGTTATGATATCCTAATTTTGAAATATAAGATCATAATTGGTTTTCTAGCTCTTGGTAACCTGACCTTTGAGCTATCTTTTGTGATCATATGTTCCACAAAATCATTTCACTTAGCAAGTCGATAATGCAGGTCACTGGGGATCCAGGCAAGTTGGTTGCAGTGCTAAGAAATCTTGGCAAGTTCGGAATTAAAGAGATTGCTCGTACTGGAAAGGTTTAGTTTGATCCTTTCAGCTTTCACATTGCATATCATAAATAACTGTCATAGCTAGAAAATTTTTGTATCTTTTTCTTGGACTATGTTTTTAGTATTATTCGACATGATGTTAATTTACTTTTTAATAGATTGCTCTTAGAAGGGAAAAGTTGGGAGAGTCTGCTCCTTTCTGGCGTTTTTCTGCCGCTTCTTATCCTGATCTTGAAGAAGCTATGTCAGTAGACGCTCTTTCTGGAGTTTCAAGACAAGCACCTGATGATGGATCACCAAACCTATCCGTGGAGGTGTGTTTTCTTGCTGTTCATCGCTGTCACCTCTCATATCAGACAACTGATTGCAATTCATTTGTATGCAGTTTCTCTTTTATTGAAATTACTAATGTTATCCTTGCCAGGACAATGTGTCTAAAATCCTACAATGAGTTGTTGCCTGCTTGTTATTTAGAGAATCGTCCCCCTTACGGACGATTTCATTTAGAACAAATTATCCAAATTGAGGAGTGGAATTCCAAGAGGAAACAGGAATGCTTCCAGTTTGGAGTGCTAGTTGACTACTTGACTTTCATCCATATTGAGGGAAGTAAGATAATCACTttaaaatggagggagtaagaaAGATAGAACAAACATATAGTATGGAGAAAAGTATCCTCCTACCAAAGGGAAGAACGTATAGCTTTAACTTTAAATTTCTGATGGGGACAACCGAGTTTTTGAAGTATCCAGATATTTGAAGTGGATTTCCCGTGTTCCTTTTAATCTGAAATTATGGATCAGACCAATATTTAAAAAGCCATGAGGTGTTAAGGCGATGAGGGTCCTAGAATTTAAGCATAAGGTGCGAATGTGAAGATGAACACCTACATGAAACAAGAAAGATAatcttaaaatatatattcaatATGACAACTATTTATAACAATCATTGTATTTATCATAGAACCATATACTTGATAAGACAGTATTTTAGGCAGGTGGTGTCCAGACTCCTTAAGCATGCCTCTTTTGCTTAAAGGCCTCGAGATGGCCATTCTCGTTGCTAGTGGTGGTCATCCTTTGAGCCTTCTGCTTTAGTGCATGGGATGCACTTTTTAATATACTGACCCAAATGATGTCATGCTTTTtcttaatatgtttaaaataacAGGGAATCTCCTTGACTTGTATGGACAATATTGCGTGGTTCTCATTTTGAAAGAGGTGTTGCAAACATAATAAATCCATCCTTATTTCAAAGCTGAGCATCTTGTTGACTTGTCCAAAAAACGTTTTATCAAAATGCTGAGAACTACTTGAGAATTGGTGGTTAACCAAAAGAATTAAAATTTAATACTGAGTCTTCCTTGTAGGCCTATGCCTGTCTATTAGACACCCGGCAAAGCAGACACAACTGAGAAAGTAACACTCTTAATTAGACACCAGGCACAGCAGACGCAACTGAGAAAGTAACACTCTTGTTGCTTTGCACATGTCTTAATGCAAATCCTTATTCTTTAACTACAAATCCATATGATGCAACTCTTAAGGGAATCCTTAGTAACTGCCACTTAATGTGGTGGTGCGTTCTAGCATTAATTGCTTGCTTATATTGAAATAAAAAAGGCCGCTGAATCATGTACAAAACTGTTCCGTGCCAAAGAAACTATCTTCCAGCTATATAATGAAACTTTATGACTGTAATGTGTACTTCCAAAAGTTATGGGAAACATAATTGCTGCAGGGTGATGCTTATCATTGGGATAATATATTTTGTTTAATAGTTGTATTACATAAAATATTCCCCTCCTCTGGCCTAAATATCTTGCTTCATTTTGTAATTTAACTGCTAGGCGTTGCTGCTTGGAACTTCTTATACTATATTCCCCTTTTGTATGTTTCTGGAAATAGCCTAGCTCCTTGCCAGTCTATGCTTTTCACGGAATAGGCTGCATGTTTGACCTCTGTAAACTCCTTTGATGATGGTTATTTGCGTCATTGTTGTGGTTGTGTTGTACTGAAAAGATCTCTGTTTTCTTTTCTCATTGGCTCTCAACAAATGTTATGGTGAAAGTCGATTGATTTGATGGAATATATACTTCTGTTTCCAGGGTGATGTTTATCCTGTTGAACCTTTTGATGGTTTCACAGTTCCTCAAGTCCTTGATGCTCATTGGGGTGTTTTGAATGATGAAGATGTAAGCAACCTTCTTTTTATTTCCCAGAAAGATTGTTGTCCATTTCTATTGCTTGCTTTTATGATTTCAGGTCGCTTGAGTTTTATAGTTGATGCATTAGTAACGTTTTTCTCATGAAAATTTGACTTACATCTTGAGCAAACCCTCCTCCCCAAGGATATGCTTCACTTTCAGCTAGTTTGGCATTTAAATTGCAGAGAAATGAATGGCGTCCTGAACTATATTGAATGACTTGAGTAAAATGGACGTGTAACTGAAAAAGAATGTATAGAGATGAAGGTAAAAAGGGGATTTTGGGATAACGGTTGGGTCAACAAAAGTAAAGGACCACACTGACTACCAGCATTCGAGTTGACTAATTGAATGTCATATAAGAAAAAGGGAGATATTTTGAAACCCCCAAAAGTTAATGGGATATGGTCAGAATCTGTtagaagtgttaggttatgcacaaagatgattttatataatattttttctaCATGTATTGCAGATAACAAGAATGAATTTCTGTTAAACATAACATAAACAGTTTAGTAGCAAGCTGTGGAACAGTGTGTTTAGATAGGGGTATTTGGATAGAAAGGGAGAGAAGAGAAAGTGAGAGATTCATCTTTCCTTGTTTGGATTGACTTGGTTGGGGGGAGGGGGAGGGAATGGAGTTGGTGGGATCCATTATCCTACCAATGTTGGAAGCTCACTCTTCCCTTCCTCCAACcctctttcctttctctttccttcgGTCATGTTCACTATTAGAAAGTTAGAACATACTGTAAAAAACAGAGAATGACAGTCTGATTTCATCAAGACCTTTTAGCGGTTTACATATATTTGTACATATGTATGATTTGTAGTTTATCACAAAAGCTATATCATGAGGTGACTACTTTTCTGATAGTCAGATTGTGGTGGATGATGCAATCTCGTGTGTCATTTTATGCTTAGGCCGTTTGTGCTATGGAAGTCTACCTAAGTAAgaggttttatattttttgtgaTGAAATAGTAAGTAAAAAATCATTTAGAagaaaatcaaaactgaaaGGTAGAAAAAGAGATATTTGGAATTGCTATTTTCTGCTGGTTATCTTTTTTAATGTGCTGTGGGCTGTAATGTAACCAGATTCTTCTCAATAGAATGTGAATAATGATACTTGAGTGATCTTGTTTTTGGCTGTATGTACTCAGACGAGTGGGATGCGATCACACACTCTATCGATGCTTGTCAATGACAAACCTggggtcctcaatgttgtcacAGGGGTTTTCGCTCGAAGGGGTTATAATATTCAGGTCTGTAGTCAAATCTTGCTATCACGATGATCTTATCTTGCAATGAATAATCAAGCTAGTAGTTATTTGATTCCTTTTGGTGCTTGTTAACAGAGTTTAGCTGTGGGTCATGCGGAAGGTGAGGGTCTATCTCGCATCACTACCGTTGTTCCTGGTACAGATGAATCAATCGGCAAATTAGTGCAGCAAATTTACAAGCTGGTTGATATCCATGAGGTGAGGGTCCTTATTCACTTGGCGTGCTTTAGTTGGTTGGTGGATTCTTGTGACATTTCAAACTATAATTTATCTGTGTTAAGCTATTATTGGCAGTTGAGAACATGAAAAGAGCATGTTGCTTTTTCATCATGAATTGTTCTAATTATGGGTTTGATAGTTTCTTGCAAGGGAAGGTTTAGAGGCTAGGATAGAGCATTTGTAGTGGTGCTAGAAAATATGTTTGCATTCATTTCATTGTCAATAGTCCAGTTATGGGTACTGTAGTTACCTAGGGAGGCTGAGAGGCTAAGATTGACGCATGAAGCTTCTTTTGCGAGGTTATTATGCTGGCATACTTGAGCTTATTTTGGTCTTCAGTTTAAATCTTGGtcagtccaatttccaaatcaccTTTACGCAATTATTGGCAAGTAGCCAAGCAAGCTCCTGTTAGTTGTTCTTAATGTAAATTCCTGAAGCAAGCCAACAGTTGGATCACTGCCATATGAACAGATATGAGTACTTACTCTTCACATAACTTAAACGAATTATGAATGCATATGAAGAACACCAAATAATGGACTCCTCTTTTATTTAGAGAGTTAGACAATATTATGGGCCCTTTGGTTTCCAAGAGGGGAAGGCTAAAGGATAAAGAAAGGGATAGAAGAGCCGAAGAGAAAGAACTGAAAAACTGTCAACTATTTGATGTTGTTTGTGAGGGTTTTAATAGggaaacaaaacaaaaccaccATCACGACCAAGGCACCAACTCGCCCTCCCTAGCGAAACAAGAGTGGTAAGCCATgggcttttttctttttttcccgATATAGTTTTTGCGGGTAAGTGGTTGTGGGTTTTTGAGTGGTTGGGTTGGTTTTTGTAGTGCTGGTAGTATTGATTTAGACTTGGGTGGTGATGGATTTAGTGGTTGGGTGCAGGGGTTTTTGGGGTGGCTGAGGTGGTTTCCGGCTATGATGCACGGAAACGGCCAAAATCAATCGCCTTCCGTTTCGGAGTTTCTGTTTCGGAAAGGCAAAACTCTGAAACGCGTTCCGAAACGGCTACAAACAATGTCCTTCTTTCGTGAACCGTTTCTCAATTCTCTGAGATAAAGAAACAAGAGAATTGTAGTTTTGGCTTTATAAATCCGTTTCCCTCTTATTGCAAATGTAATTGAAGCAGAAGACGGAGGCGAAGCCGTGAAGAAACCATGAAAATGGTTAGATCTGGAAACAAAAAAGAATATGAAGCAAGGAAGAAGAAAGTATGAACCTCTTGTGACAGCTGGAAGGGTTTTTGAGTGGACAAATTagctttttattaattttttctctttttagcATTTGAAATCTGATTTTACATTTTTAAATAGTTGTGACAATTTTTATTTGTTCACAACTTCAATACTTTCTTACCTACGGATTTTAGTATATTTTAGAGtaactttttttggtttaacaaagaaagaaagaaattacAGCGTATTAATGTTTTGGTATGAAAAGTGgtcactaaaaaatagaaaatattaaaaaaaaaaaaatcatgtatCCCTGTTTCCTACCGTTTGAGAATTTTCCCTATCCATTTCCTTTCGCATTTCCGGGTAACCTAGGTTTCTAGGGTGGGTGAAGGTGGTTTCCGGCGTGGGAGGAGTGGTTTAGGGAATGGGGGTGGTTTCTGGTGTGTGCGTGATGGTTTCAGACTTTCAGGTTGGATGATACTGGTGAGTGGTGGCTGGGATGGTGGACTCAGGTAGTGGTGTAGTGTTATCTGTTATGTGGTGGTCAAGGTGAGTCAAAGTGGTGGTCAAGGTGAGTCAAAGTGGTGGTCAAGGTTGGTACGGTTGTTGGGTGTAGAGGAGTGGGGGTTAGGAAGATTCCATTTGGCAGGGGTGGTTTTGAGGGCGCGCGGGGTGAGCGACGGAACAGGGCCCCAAATTTCAGATGTAGTAGAACGTAACTAGTTTCCTAAATATAAACAAAAACAAAGTTCAGGTAGTGGTTAAGGCTTCATTGTGTAATACCCAAGGTCTTGGGTTCAATTCTTACCaagttctttttttattttctttccttttgtttttaattaaatgaggGCCTCATTTTGAGAGCCTGCACAGGGTCCCGTTAGTCATAACTTCATTGTATCCCCGACACTGCCGTAAAGGGAATCATTAAAATTGCCTAACAAACAACAAATAAGGGAATCGAGAATGTTGACTGTCTTTCCCTTTCTTGAAACTTCCAAAACAAGCGACCCCTTATAATCAACCCTTGTCTGTCTATAGCTCTTAGTTGTTGAGAGAGGTGGTGGGAGGAGGGCGAATCATGTTGTAGATGTTGTTAAGGAGTGGCTTACAACTTACAAGGACTTTGAGATGATGAGCAATAGCGATATTTAATTGGCATAGCTGACTAGCTGAGTTTCTTTGCTAATGATTTATTATGGAAGGGAAATTCCCCATAATTGTACAAAATTGCTCTTGCAGTATGCTGTGTTTGCCTAACTTCGACTCAAGCTATACACACTTTTTTTGTATAGTAGATGCTATGTTTAACTATGTATGAAATGCAGGATCTCGATTTGCAAATTTATTGCTATCTTTAACGGGGTGTTTGAATAGACACATAGAATGGAAAGGATGGGAAGGGGAAAGAAAGGAAAGGGGAAAATGAGctccattttccctccaaatctctccaatttCGGAGGGATGGTAATTATTAAATGGGGAGGGGACATGAATCCCTCCCTCCCCTTCCTTCCACCGACTTTTTATCAAAATAAGGGAGCTTGTTCCCCTCCCTTTCCCTTCCCTTTCTATCCATTTCCTCTTATCCAAACTAAGTGTAAGTGTCAGCTAGTAACATCGATACTTACAAATAGTTAGCATTGAAATGTTAATACTATGTAATAAGAATAGTTAGTGTATGATACATATAGTATGCTGGTGTTTGTTAAACTTCATGCCACTATATTTTGATTCACACTAGCTATTGCAGGAATAGATTTTTCATTAGAATCTCAAGGTTGTTTATTGGGAAAAACATCAGTCAGCGTGAACTTCTAATAAGAAGCtgagaacaatttttttttttagtgatgCGTTGTTTATCTCTTTCACATCTTAGAGGGCCTTAATTTAATGGAAGGTTTAAGGACAGAAGGAGACTTATTGTAGCAGGGAGATGGGCAAACCTTATTGACTTGTTTAGATAGAAACTAGGGCTGTTATTTGGAATTTGGTTCACAACTATATGGGCTACATCTATGAGTTTAACAATCACTGTTGGTCTCATTCTTTCATTGTGATTAATGAAATGCAGATCTTGATTGAGCTTTTTGTTTCTGATTCAGGTTAGA
This genomic stretch from Spinacia oleracea cultivar Varoflay chromosome 3, BTI_SOV_V1, whole genome shotgun sequence harbors:
- the LOC110788927 gene encoding acetolactate synthase small subunit 1, chloroplastic isoform X1 — encoded protein: MAAMSTHPSTSLTCSLKSGLSKKCLISQAFSSKPHNLGYNPRKWKNLEFNKMVVSATNVDQKGGESNFSFNGSSPSPRSPARRHTISVFVGDESGMINRIAGVFARRGYNIESLAVGLNKDKALFTVVVTGTDNVLRQVMEQLQKLVNVLKVEDISKEPQVERELMLVKVRANQSNRAELMWLVDIFRAKIVDISEENLTIEVTGDPGKLVAVLRNLGKFGIKEIARTGKIALRREKLGESAPFWRFSAASYPDLEEAMSVDALSGVSRQAPDDGSPNLSVEGDVYPVEPFDGFTVPQVLDAHWGVLNDEDTSGMRSHTLSMLVNDKPGVLNVVTGVFARRGYNIQSLAVGHAEGEGLSRITTVVPGTDESIGKLVQQIYKLVDIHEVRDFTHLPFAERELMLIKVAVNTTARREVLDIASIFRAKAVDVSSHTITLELTGDLNKMVALQRLLEPFGICEVARTGRVALVRESGVDSKYLRGYSFPL